Within Montipora foliosa isolate CH-2021 chromosome 3, ASM3666993v2, whole genome shotgun sequence, the genomic segment AAAAaggttttctttgatttattAACTCTTTTATTGTCGGTTTACTGTTAACATTGTTTGTTTTAGTGTTTTCCTCAATGCAGCTGTGAGTCTTTGAATTGACTGGGATGAACCACACAGTTCAATAGATTCCCAGTTTCTTCTTTTGCGATTTTAGAGTTAAGAGATAATTGTTTCAGATTTATGTTTtcttaaaagtttaaaaagagcTAAGGGATTAAAAACTCACCTTATTTAAAGAAGGGATGCCATTGGGTTACGACTCGCTCGTTTCCCTTTACAACATCATTCCAATGATTCTGCTGTTGGTAACCGCTGGACTGCTTGCCAAAACACACTTCGCCGATGTTTTCTCTCTTGGCTCGTCTTTCGCCCACACGATACAACGTGAATATAACACTTACAATCGCCAGCTTCTCGTACGTTACACGGAACATGAACATTTCATTGAATTCAGCGTCGATAACGTGTCGCTTCAGCGTGGTTCGACAAACTCGCAGTACGGCGTTGTTTTCGCCGATCAGCTTAAGCTCAACAGCCACGTCCTGCGGCTTGGAGTTGTTAAGAAGCCCGAGATTACGGGTCTTGATGACTTCGGCGATTAGCTTCCTGGTGAGCGCGCGGTACTCCAAAGACAGCAACAGTTCGGGTTTGCTGTCTTCGGCCGGCGTTTGCCCGCTTTCACCCGTGATACTGCCAATGTAGCGGGAATCTATGGCATAGGTCTCAGGAATGTTCAAATCCAATGCTATACTCACTGCTTGCGGGCCCAACTTCACCTCACCGAGATTAACAACTCCCTGACCAATCATGTGCTTTGACATCGCGCGATGATCGTACAGCCGGAAACGAAGAGACATCTGCTTAATTCGATCCTTTGGTGTCAAAACCATTTTAAACGGGTCTTTAAACTTCTTAGGGCGAACGCGAAAACTATGCTGTCTGACAGGCAACAACATGCAGCTCACTTCCAAATCATCCATCTTCCAATTTTGAAAACGAGGAAACTCCAAGCCCATGATGGTCAGTGTCATCTTCGATGGCTCGGGATCGTAAGTGAATTGAATGTTGAGTCGTCCGCCCGTTCCCACTTCCCGCGGGCGCACTGTCCCGTTATCTTGCACGATTTGAATGCTGCTTGGCGGGTCATAACTTGTCGGATCTTCTTCGCTCCCGACACTGGAAGGAACAACAGACAAAGTGCTCGCTTCGTCGTAGCTCGGTTTGTATTCATCGCTGGGAGAGACAACTGGTTCTGCTGGATCAGGATTGT encodes:
- the LOC137997277 gene encoding synaptotagmin-14-like; translated protein: MSNKDETSTKKSVSVFSLLRCCFNGRSRPTTQRRSGAYDKNDAPPVEEGTDALENEKTGFKASDTDLEYNPDPAEPVVSPSDEYKPSYDEASTLSVVPSSVGSEEDPTSYDPPSSIQIVQDNGTVRPREVGTGGRLNIQFTYDPEPSKMTLTIMGLEFPRFQNWKMDDLEVSCMLLPVRQHSFRVRPKKFKDPFKMVLTPKDRIKQMSLRFRLYDHRAMSKHMIGQGVVNLGEVKLGPQAVSIALDLNIPETYAIDSRYIGSITGESGQTPAEDSKPELLLSLEYRALTRKLIAEVIKTRNLGLLNNSKPQDVAVELKLIGENNAVLRVCRTTLKRHVIDAEFNEMFMFRVTYEKLAIVSVIFTLYRVGERRAKRENIGEVCFGKQSSGYQQQNHWNDVVKGNERVVTQWHPFFK